A stretch of Helicobacter pylori oki112 DNA encodes these proteins:
- the thrB gene encoding homoserine kinase, whose product MVVSVPATSANLGPGFDCLGLSLNLRNRFFIEPSSFHAVKLVGEGEGIPKFLTNNIFTKVFYEILKKHGNDGSFKFLLHNKVPITRGMGSSSAMIVGAVASAFAFLGFAFDRENIVNTALIYENHPDNITPAVFGGYNAAFVEKKKVISLKTKIPSFLKAVMVIPNRVISTKQSRHLLPKRYSVQESVFNLSHASLMTMAIVQGKWDLLRCCAKDRMHQYKRMQTYPVLFAIQKLALENNALMSTLSGSGSSFFNMCYEEDAPKLKQVLSKKFPKFRVAVLDFDNDGVLIEKD is encoded by the coding sequence TTGGTAGTGAGTGTTCCTGCAACAAGTGCGAATTTAGGCCCCGGTTTTGATTGCTTGGGTTTGAGCTTAAATTTACGCAATCGTTTTTTTATTGAGCCTAGCAGCTTCCATGCGGTGAAATTGGTTGGGGAGGGTGAGGGGATCCCTAAGTTTTTAACCAACAATATTTTCACTAAAGTGTTTTATGAGATTTTAAAAAAGCATGGGAATGACGGATCATTTAAATTTTTATTGCATAATAAAGTCCCTATTACAAGGGGCATGGGGTCTAGCTCGGCGATGATTGTGGGGGCGGTCGCTTCAGCGTTTGCGTTTTTAGGGTTTGCTTTTGATAGAGAAAACATTGTCAATACCGCTCTAATTTATGAAAACCACCCGGATAATATCACCCCAGCGGTGTTTGGGGGGTATAATGCAGCGTTTGTGGAAAAAAAGAAAGTGATAAGTTTAAAAACCAAAATCCCCTCTTTTTTAAAAGCGGTGATGGTGATCCCTAATAGGGTCATTTCCACCAAGCAATCGCGCCATCTCTTGCCCAAGCGTTACAGCGTGCAAGAAAGCGTGTTTAACCTTTCGCATGCGAGTTTGATGACGATGGCGATTGTGCAGGGGAAGTGGGATTTATTGCGTTGTTGTGCTAAAGATAGGATGCATCAATACAAGCGCATGCAAACTTATCCCGTGTTGTTTGCGATCCAAAAGCTCGCTTTAGAAAATAACGCCTTAATGAGCACGCTTTCAGGGAGCGGTTCGTCGTTTTTTAACATGTGTTATGAAGAGGACGCCCCTAAATTAAAGCAGGTTTTGAGCAAGAAATTCCCTAAATTTAGGGTAGCGGTTTTAGATTTTGACAATGATGGAGTCCTTATTGAGAAAGACTGA
- a CDS encoding DUF448 domain-containing protein, with amino-acid sequence MRKTEIKIRMCVACRMRQPQKDLLRLKSFENQIMEFDGKGRSFYVCENCLKNGEKKLLKAVSKMKNAPKDVKNIITWIKERSIA; translated from the coding sequence TTGAGAAAGACTGAAATTAAAATCCGCATGTGTGTGGCGTGCAGAATGCGCCAACCTCAAAAGGATTTGTTGCGTTTGAAAAGCTTTGAAAATCAAATCATGGAATTTGATGGCAAAGGTCGTAGTTTTTATGTGTGTGAAAATTGTTTGAAAAATGGAGAAAAAAAGTTGTTGAAAGCGGTTTCAAAAATGAAGAATGCTCCAAAAGATGTTAAAAATATCATTACTTGGATTAAGGAGAGAAGCATAGCATGA
- a CDS encoding tRNA threonylcarbamoyladenosine biosynthesis protein TsaB: MELDLALISLGEGVLLGVYQDNFLCTSYTSKSKTSEALVEVFSQLFKDFKNPTLPAIKGVYYAKGPGSFTSLKLTHVFLHTLALIHDFELYSTTGFDFNDNTPILAYANKYFVSKETESLSDFKDLKIVPKDFMLPPFLEKDKFTQLNTPFYILSPI; encoded by the coding sequence TTGGAATTGGATTTAGCACTTATCTCTTTAGGCGAGGGGGTTTTGCTTGGGGTGTATCAAGACAATTTTTTATGCACTTCTTACACTTCCAAGTCAAAAACAAGTGAAGCTTTAGTGGAAGTTTTTTCACAATTATTCAAAGATTTTAAAAACCCTACTTTACCGGCGATTAAAGGGGTTTATTACGCTAAAGGGCCAGGGAGTTTCACTAGTCTAAAGCTCACGCATGTTTTCTTACACACTTTGGCTTTAATCCATGACTTTGAACTCTATTCAACTACAGGCTTTGATTTTAACGACAACACGCCCATTTTGGCGTATGCCAATAAATACTTTGTTTCAAAAGAAACGGAAAGCTTGAGCGATTTTAAAGATTTGAAAATTGTGCCAAAAGATTTCATGCTGCCCCCCTTTTTAGAGAAAGACAAATTCACCCAATTGAACACGCCGTTTTACATTTTGTCTCCTATTTAG